Below is a genomic region from Syngnathoides biaculeatus isolate LvHL_M chromosome 5, ASM1980259v1, whole genome shotgun sequence.
GGGGTGGGAGTGCCGGGTCGCCAAGTCACGGTCGCCTCACAGGAGGAGCCCCAACGCCAGCAGTAGGCAGAGCGATGGCGCCGTCGGCCCCGCGGCCCGGGACCACACGTGGTTGAGGGTCCCGTTGAGCCACAGGCAGGACGCGCCGGGGGCGGCCTCGCAGCACTCCAGGTGGCAGGGAGGCGGCGTGGCGGCCCGGCACGGCGTCTGCGCCGAGCAGTTGGCGGCGCAGCCCGCCGTCCACTGTGTGGCGGAGCCCACCGTTTCTTTCCTCAGCTGGCGGGAAGAGAGCGCAGGGTCAGGAACGTGGACGGAACGTGAGCTCCTTATCCGTCGCTGAAACGCTAAAACAATTTCATCAAATGAATGCTGGTGTGCGCTTTGGAACTGCGGTCCTTGCCGTTCTTAACATTTGACAACCTGGACAAGCTCATCCAACCAAAGTGAAACTGAGAGTATCTTTTTGCTTCTCCGACAATCTAGCAACAAGCAGCTGTGTCGTCTACTTGGCAGTTCCACTTCTACAACGTTGACGACTGCGTGGTTGGCAAAAGGTGAGTTTCATGTTGTGTAAAGTGCTCGTGCATATATTAGGTTTGCTCGCGTTAGCTTGGGCTCGCGTGTTATTCAGGCTAGTGTGCTAGCTTATATTGATGAGCCTTTTGTGaaagtgaacatgcaaactccccacaggtgggaccgggacTCGAACCCCGTTAGccatacatttatatttttttgcaatttgcagGAGGGCTCAGGCCCAATCCCCTGCCAATGGACTCTTCCGACCTGTCAAACACTCAacacaataatagccaatcagatagccgcattgtcttgacgcgcccctgccgccatcttgtcccacaaacaatgctggttgtcagtagcgtgcgcttggaaaagttcacctTACGAAAAAAATGGTGCtcggatgcgcttggggaacgtgcaattctgatgaaagatatcccgctaggttgattcatttgccaaagcctaaaacacagttgacgaagtgtctacgatggataaAGGCTTggggaagagcgcacgtacaacgtacaaatgtgaacaatatcaacaaacacaaggctgtatgttccaaggtaagtgagggagaagtatctgctctgagtttgactgaacaactttgactttgtgacctgccgaatgaagtgtgtcatgttttatgccgaagagtcgggttaacgatgcgtaaatgcgccacgtcgtgcaagagaaatgtctttaTGCCTATTTGCACCACATCGGACTTTGAAGACAGGGCACTGGCTTCCATTACGTGCCAAGTCAAagttttttcatctggtgactacggtactgactgagttcatCACAGTTGTTTAACtccacttgtagaaaatcgaacctaactcacttctaaagactccaatgatattattcgtgatctttccaagtaaaaagtactcaccctgctttacatgcgcagtacgattccacaattttatcctgttggatttcaatatgacttTGGgaagcgtcaaacttttttgcatcgatcgccgacgttttgctgtaactctgacattgagtcccgctctgtccaaaatcttaattccgtatACATATccctgcgtgaaatagttgaaaccTCTGTGTCGAACTCTCTCGGACAAGTCTGacccatttggcaaaaaacatagcccaatattatctggaatgcgCGATAGAGggtcgacttcaaacatgttctgttcaatcgccgtTTTGAAAGCTTGCGGgacgtggctaagggggcggcgcttaagatcgccatcggaaaggtccgttgcgGGTCTTGGGTTGACTGTATCGGCCAGGGACAGGAAACGGGGAACACGGCGCAGCTCAGCTTCTGACTTGCGGAGGTCACGGCTCGCCGTCGGCTTTTGGCGGTACGTTCAGCTTGGTCCGTTTCCACTTGAGCTCAAAATTTGAATGGCTATAGATGGTAAAATATTTGGTCGAACTGAATGACCCATTGAAATTGTTACTACGACACCACACAACTCCATCGGTGATTTCCTAACAAGAAGTCAAACTGCTGATGTTGTGCTTTCCTCACATGCGTTTAAGCTATTATGTGCTactaattattgttttttgttttaactgtgATTCTATTGCGGACTtaagtgttgtgttgtgttgtgttgtggtcCTGACCTCACAGTGCGCCTGCGTGGAGGCGCACGTCTGCAGCGCGTCGCCGAAGCCGGCGTAGCAGGTGGCACCGCTGCACGTCCCTTGCCGGCATTTGTTTCCCTGAGAGAGCGACAGCGGAGGACAAAAATAACGTTCGGCCCGCAAACAGCCGGCCGCGTTTTTCCCACTGTGCGGACCCGTATCCACCGCCAGTGTAACATTTTGCTGAGTCTAAACCGGAGTTGCAAATTCTGCAAAAATTGTAGTTGTTGAGCCTGTCGCGTATTTACGAGCACAAATCCAAATGCGCGTGCTCACCGGCAACTTTGGTGTTGTTGAAAGTCAGCAGCAACAAGAAGAGTTTGCAGCTGCAATGTCGTCACCAGACAAGTCAAACAGTTAGCGTGAGCGTACCAATTTCTATGGTGCAACGATTACGCCACAACTGGTTTGATAATCCGTTAAAGGAATTCAAACACTCTGAGGCCTGCTAACTCAGTCACTGATTCGACGGGCGCGTACGTGactgcgcgccatcgcactcgcaaaccTGGACAGTTGTGCGCGAAAAATAACGCGCGTGAATTTTGTTACGAattagaaatacataaatattgaaagacgtcacttattttgtgtagtcctggCCAATGTTCTCtgtaagctgcgccactgcgcaaatGCGCACTTGTCGGACACTCTCAGCgcgcatgaaaaccgatccagcgcagtgaaccacagcctgacgttttgttttatttttttcttaacacggaagctgctgctcagcctacttctgcTTCCTAGTTTACCCGACACCgctcccctccgctcttaaaggggtacactcgtaattacaaacagaacacacacccgcaactttatatctgcgggcatgactggtggaccagacctgtacatttttcaaatgtgagtgactggctaACTTTAGCCTCTCCATAGTCGATATTCTTAGTTCTGTCATCCTGTCCTGAAGCAGAATGAttagctttgtttttcttttcaaaataagacgtGTCTTTTACTGCGTcgataaatacttttttccagattttatcACGGACATTACAAGCAAGGCAGTGGCTGAATTATAATCATTTGATCTTTGTGCTTTTTCTCCACTGTCAATTTGAGCTAATTTGGAGCAAACGGATGGACATCAAATAAGATCATGGACAGATTTCACGGCGTTTTCTCCCGTTTCCTGCGCTGCAATTTTGAAGCGGTACTCGATTGCGCTTACGTTGTTTGCGGTAGCTTTCCGGGTGGGGGCCACGGTCGGGGCTGCGGTGACGGCGGCTGTTGTGCTCGGAGCAACTGTTTGGCAGAAATAATGAGACACTGTCATAAAACAATAACTTTGACAATTAGCTGGATAGAAAGTGGacagaagtattttttttttttttttttgactgccaATTGAAAACCAAACGGACAAGTGCAGGGCTGTAAACTCGGTAGAGGTATGCAAgtcaatatgtgccaccaggatttgaatttgaaaagcaaagtcatcacattttcaattgttgtatttcggtctaacttttcaatgttaacaattcaaccggctgcaatttgctgtgtgaaattcaccgtctgtggcaccaggcagggttacttcaggtcagaagcaaacagccagccaatcccgttacgctttcttagcacgtgacgtcacctgactaagaaagcgtaactgcgattggctggctgtttggttctgacctgaagtaaccctgcctggtggcacagacagcgaattggagcaaccatttcaaattcaaatcctggtggcacttatttacttccataatccGACGGTACTGTGTTACTTTTCTACTTTCCTATTTAGTTACTGGTACGAGCCACTGAGTGCAACTCTCGTGGCTGTGATACGTCGCACAAGGCTCATTTCATTGACGCTCCGGTAAGAAAACAAGTTCCGTGTGGGCTACCCGTGGACGTGCTCATCATCGCCAGGGACGCAAAGACGTCGGCGAGGCAGCCGGTGCTGTTGCAGCAGCCCGCGGCGCAGTCGGCGTCAGAGGCGTTGGCGCAGCCGCCGTCGCAGCGGGCGCTGCAGTTCGCCGCGTAGTAGTACATGTCCATCTTCCACAGCTAGCACGTTATCCCCGGCGGGAAACTGAATTAGGATTTGCGGTTCGGCACGGAAATGGGGGGTGTCGGTGCGCGGCGGGGTGGGCCTACCTGACACCATTCGCCGCCGGCGCAAAGGGTGGCGTTGCGACTGGCGTACATGGCGTTGCATTCTGAGCTGTTACATGAGAATACCGGACAGGAGATCTGCATCTGGGCGACACATTTCAAAAAGCTGACgattggagggggaaaaaagacatcTATGGATGGACGGAGTGGATatcaaaagtctgcacacccctcTCCAAATGCAACCTATTAAAATACCGCAGGCGGCAAGATTGACGATCCTTTTGGGACGTTCCGGTCGGCTTTTCGCGGCGGTTGGTTTTCTTTCTGACTGAAGTTTAAAGCACAAAACTTTGTGCTAACACTAAGTGCTAATTCCCAACACCTCGACGAAGGCCTGAGAAAGGCCCAGCGAAAGAAAGCCGGCTGGGTGAAATCAGCTCTCTGCGTCTTTTTCATCactttcaacttttatttttttgcgcaACGTGAAATGTTTTGTACTTCCTAGCTACCATGTAGTCTTGTATTTTTGGCATCCAGTCATTCACTTTGCAGGGTTTTAACGCTTTGCGCCTCAAACGGGCtagttaatgcatttttttaggtAGGTAGCTCTTAATTTGAATTGAAACCCCACGTCTGGAGTTTATTCCGTTGCTTGTCATCCAACGTTGAAGCCCGCTAGAACCGCACAACATCCTTGGTCAAGGTGGAGGGAAGTAGGAGCAGTTCCGAGTTGAACAAAACCTTCAGGCATTCTGCTAGAATGCAGCGAAACATCAGCAAACGCTCACAACAACAACtggactttatttttaattggggCACTTAATAATTGTCAGTTGTGATTTTGAATGCAACTTTTCAATTTTGAGCAAACGGT
It encodes:
- the LOC133500658 gene encoding uncharacterized protein LOC133500658; the protein is MTVSHYFCQTVAPSTTAAVTAAPTVAPTRKATANNGNKCRQGTCSGATCYAGFGDALQTCASTQAHCELRKETVGSATQWTAGCAANCSAQTPCRAATPPPCHLECCEAAPGASCLWLNGTLNHVWSRAAGPTAPSLCLLLALGLLL